In the Limanda limanda chromosome 10, fLimLim1.1, whole genome shotgun sequence genome, one interval contains:
- the LOC133012248 gene encoding probable tubulin polyglutamylase TTLL9, with translation MAEMHLKNGSQPPINQTKKKKMNKGSYDCEKNEGREGRCFVRFKCSLIHTIQNVLRQRPGWIEVKDDGEWDFNWCLVAWISEHFDHTYMEEHVRINHFRNHYELTRKNLLVKNLKRYRKSLEREVGNTEALRCDFFPCTFVLPSEYHLFVEEFKRGPGSTWIMKPAAKSKGKGIFLFRKLKDIMDWKKDGTFLDDQRDAAQVENYVAQRYIENPYLINGKKFDLRVYVLVTSFAPLKAWLSRDGFARFSHTRFSLMSIDDKYMHLTNVAVQKKSPDYDPEKGCKWQIQQLRRYLTAKHGREKVETLFREMDNIFIRSLQSVQKIMINDKHCFELYGYDILLDQNLKPWLIEVNASPSYAASSQEDYDMKCRMLEDTLNVVDMEGRLTGKEKRVGGYDLMWNDGPVYREDTSPETFDTSCFTANTHLGCVNDRENQLYQLPKPFRGRKRM, from the coding sequence aTGGCAGAAATGCACCTTAAAAATGGTTCCCAACcgccaataaaccaaacaaagaagaaaaagatgaacaaaggttcaTATGACTGTGAGAAAAATGAGGGACGGGAGGGAAGATGTTTTGTGCGTTTCAAATGCAGCCTAATACACACTATACAGAATGTCCTGCGTCAGAGACCTGGTTGGATTGAAGTCAAAGATGATGGAGAGTGGGATTTCAACTGGTGCCTTGTGGCCTGGATCAGTGAGCATTTTGATCATACGTACAtggaggagcatgtgaggataAACCACTTTCGCAACCATTACGAGCTGACTCGCAAAAACCTCTTGGTGAAAAACCTCAAAAGGTACAGGAAGAGTCTTGAAAGAGAAGTTGGCAACACTGAGGCTTTAAGATGTGATTTTTTCCCCTGCACCTTTGTGCTGCCCAGTGAGTATCATCTTTTTGTAGAGGAGTTCAAAAGAGGCCCTGGCAGCACCTGGATCATGAAGCCAGCAGCAAAATCAAAAGGGAAAGGCATTTTCCTCTTCAGAAAACTAAAAGATATCATGGATTGGAAAAAGGATGGCACGTTCTTAGACGACCAGAGGGATGCTGCTCAAGTGGAAAACTATGTGGCACAACGCTACATAGAGAACCCCTACCTGATAAATGGTAAGAAATTTGATCTGAGAGTCTATGTCCTGGTCACATCATTTGCCCCCTTGAAGGCCTGGCTGTCTCGGGATGGATTTGCCCGCTTCTCACATACCCGCTTCTCTCTCATGAGTATTGATGACAAGTATATGCATCTCACCAATGTGGCTGTTCAAAAAAAATCCCCTGACTATGATCCTGAAAAGGGATGCAAGTGGCAGATACAGCAACTTCGGAGATATCTGACTGCAAAGCACGGCAGAGAGAAGGTGGAAACCCTGTTCAGAGAGATGGATAACATCTTTATCCGTAGTCTCCAGAGTGTACAGAAGATCATGATAAATGACAAACACTGCTTTGAGCTCTACGGCTACGACATTCTGCTGGATCAGAACCTTAAACCCTGGTTAATTGAGGTGAATGCCTCTCCTTCCTACGCGGCCAGTAGTCAAGAGGATTACGATATGAAGTGCAGGATGCTGGAAGATACTTTGAATGTTGTTGATATGGAGGGAAGGCTAACGGGCAAGGAGAAAAGGGTGGGTGGCTATGATCTCATGTGGAACGATGGCCCTGTCTACAGAGAGGATACCAGCCCCGAAACATTTGACACTTCGTGTTTCACTGCCAACACACACTTAGGGTGTGTGAATGACAGAGAGAATCAGCTTTATCAGCTACCAAAACCGTTCCGAGGCCGGAAGAGGATGTGA